Proteins encoded together in one Raphanus sativus cultivar WK10039 unplaced genomic scaffold, ASM80110v3 Scaffold0492, whole genome shotgun sequence window:
- the LOC108827587 gene encoding zinc finger protein CONSTANS-LIKE 4, which produces MASKLCDSCKSATAALYCRPDAAFLCLSCDSKVHAANKVASRHARVWMCEVCEQAPAHVTCKADAAALCVTCDRDIHSANPLARRHERVPITPFYDPVSGADGSGKHTAVNFLNDCYFADLDGNASREEEEEEAASWLLPNPKTAAPAVPGDSPEMNTGQQFLFPDLDLDYGTVDPKLESREQNSSGADGVVPVETRTVRVPTVNENCYELDFTGGSKSFTTYGHNCVSHSVSSSSLEVGVVPDGGSVADVSYPYGGPATSGTGTDPGTQRAVPLTSAEREARVMRYREKRKNRKFEKTIRYASRKAYAEMRPRIKGRFAKRTDTSESNDVVVGHGGMFSGFGLVPTF; this is translated from the exons atggcGTCAAAGCTCTGCGACTCGTGCAAATCAGCGACGGCGGCGCTATACTGCCGTCCAGACGCGGCGTTTCTATGTCTCAGCTGCGACTCGAAGGTCCACGCGGCGAACAAGGTAGCGTCGAGACACGCACGCGTGTGGATGTGCGAAGTGTGCGAGCAAGCGCCGGCTCACGTCACGTGCAAGGCAGACGCGGCCGCTCTCTGCGTCACGTGCGACCGAGACATCCACTCCGCCAACCCTCTGGCTCGCCGTCACGAGCGCGTCCCCATCACGCCTTTCTACGATCCCGTCTCCGGCGCCGACGGCTCCGGAAAACACACGGCCGTCAACTTCCTCAACGACTGTTACTTCGCCGATCTAGACGGTAACGCTAGCCgcgaggaagaggaggaggaggcggcgTCGTGGCTGCTTCCGAATCCGAAGACGGCGGCGCCGGCGGTACCGGGAGATAGCCCGGAGATGAACACGGGTCAACAGTTCTTGTTCCCGGATCTGGATCTGGATTACGGGACCGTTGATCCGAAACTGGAGTCTCGGGAGCAGAACAGCTCCGGCGCCGACGGTGTGGTTCCGGTGGAGACTCGGACGGTTCGTGTCCCGACGGTGAACGAGAACTGCTATGAATTGGATTTCACCGGAGGATCCAAAAGCTTTACTACGTACGGACACAACTGCGTCAGCCACAGC GTATCATCATCGTCGTTGGAAGTGGGAGTGGTGCCAGATGGCGGCTCTGTGGCCGACGTTTCGTACCCTTACGGTGGTCCTGCAACCAGTGGAACTGGAACCGATCCTGGAACTCAGCGGGCTGTTCCGCTGACGTCAGCGGAGAGAGAGGCGAGAGTGATGAGGTAcagagagaagaggaagaacagaaAGTTTGAGAAGACTATAAGGTATGCTTCGAGGAAAGCTTATGCTGAGATGAGGCCAAGGATCAAAGGAAGGTTTGCGAAGAGGACGGATACGAGTGAGAGCAACGATGTTGTTGTTGGTCATGGTGGTATGTTTAGCGGGTTTGGACTTGTGCCAACGTTTTAG